A genomic stretch from Lathyrus oleraceus cultivar Zhongwan6 chromosome 2, CAAS_Psat_ZW6_1.0, whole genome shotgun sequence includes:
- the LOC127121708 gene encoding uncharacterized protein LOC127121708: MVCDKMKKVQDRQKSYADHGRRPLEFDEGDPIFLKVTPRLRFKGPFKSWKLSPRYIGPYQIVKRIGEVAYILALPPSLSEMHDVFHVSQLRKFITDSLQPILPDSIEVEADMTFEPLPSRIAGREVKVLRNTEIPLINVQWDESYPGDVTWELESEMREAYPNLFHLWCDVFVGRMSECCVGNGLT, encoded by the exons ATGGTCTGTGATAAGATGAAGAAAGTGCAAGATCGCCAAAAGAGCTATGCGGATCACGGGAGAAGACCATTGGAATTTGATGAAGGTGATCCTATATTTTTGAAGGTGACTCCGAGGTTGAGATTTAAAGGACCGTTTAAGTCATGGAAGCTAAGTCCGAGATACATAGGGCCATACCAGATTGTAAAGAGGATTGGAGAAGTAGCCTACATATTAGCTTTACCACCTTCtctatcagaaatgcatgacGTTTTTCATGTATCCCAACTTCGAAAGTTCATTACAGATTCTCTTCAACCTATCCTTCCAGATTCAATAGAAGTAGAAGCAGATATGACCTTCGAACCTCTACCAAGTCGCATTGCAGGACGAGAAGTAAAGGTATTAAGGAATACGGAGATTCCTCTAATTAATGTTCAGTGGGATGAATCATATCCGGGAGATGTTACCTGGGAACTGGAGTCAGAAATGCGAGAAGCTTACCCTAATCTCTTCCAT TTGTGG TGTGATGTGTTTGTTGGAAGAATGAGTGAGTGTTGTGTTGGAAATGGATTAACATAG